In one Magallana gigas chromosome 7, xbMagGiga1.1, whole genome shotgun sequence genomic region, the following are encoded:
- the LOC105336443 gene encoding cytochrome P450 10, with amino-acid sequence MANRSRLFYLFTKMYRSQKRVVSLSSSSPQTIVTNVAPIACPVQRGQDTLDKSYEQNKDQQPLTPSVIAFDNIPGPKGFPIVGTLLDYMKKDGLPFNKLYEVYQQRSLQYGPVFKEKLANFTTLVISDPAEYNKVVRAEGKYPLRRDLEPWFLYREKRKMGQGLVNSHGPEWHKYRSAASKKMLKMKEVSEYCKSMDEVADDFIVHISCIRNQQGEVIGIEKECFKWAMESMGTFLFESRLGIFSSNPPHEAQIFIENLQGLFRLMQVLMYSLPIYKIFPTKDWRQYVNYCDNVFRIGKSYVNKKADQIRENPAKEGERTPFIEYMMNQESLTKQEALSTCVDLLVGATETTSSGILWALYCLAKNPVAQEKLYKEIKQVLPNNEAITPERLSRLQYVKAVVKETFRLYPLTFTTSRYLEEDLEIGGYNLPAGTHVQANMYAMFRNSQYYSEPEVFKPERWLKDSGMDNNLKAMSNLVWGHGARMCIGRRFAEQEMYILLTKIVQNYKVEYHHGSVEPLLNMVMSPDRPLQFSFIPRE; translated from the exons atGGCAAACAGAAGCAGATTATTCTACCTCTTTACAAAAATGTATCGCTCTCAAAAGCGAGTTGTTTCCTTGTCCTCATCCAGTCCTCAGACAATCGTTACAAACGTTGCACCTATTGCG TGTCCAGTTCAAAGAGGACAGGACACTTTAGACAAATCCTATGAACAAAACAAGGACCAACAGCCCCTGACACCCTCAGTGATAGCCTTTGACAACATCCCTGGCCCAAAAGGTTTCCCTATTGTAGGAACACTCTTAGATTATATGAAGAAAGACGGGCTTCCCTTTAACAAACTCTACGAG GTATATCAACAACGATCTCTTCAGTATGGACCCGTTTTTAAGGAGAAACTGGCTAACTTTACAACACTTGTTATAAGTGACCCAGCTGAGTACAATAAGGTCGTAAGAGCAGAAGGGAAATATCCATTACGCCGTGACTTAGAACCTTGGTTCCTGTATCGCGAGAAAAGAAAGATGGGACAGGGACTAGTTAACTC ACACGGTCCTGAATGGCACAAATACCGCAGTGCAGCCTCAAAGAAAATGCTTAAGATGAAAGAAGTTTCGGAATACTGTAAAAGCATGGATGAAGTAGCAGACGATTTCATCGTTCATATATCCTGCATTAGGAATCAACAAGGCGAAGTCATTGGCattgaaaaagaatgttttaaatGGGCAATGGAAT CTATGGGTACCTTCCTCTTCGAATCAAGATTGGGAATCTTTAGTTCAAATCCTCCACACGAAGCACAGATCTTTATAGAAAATTTACAGGGCCTCTTTCGGTTGATGCAAGTTCTTATGTATAGTTTACCAATTTACAAGATATTCCCTACCAAAGATTGGAGGCAGTATGTAAATTACTGTGACAACGTTTTCAGGATTGGCAAATCATACGTGAACAAG AAAGCTGATCAAATTCGGGAAAACCCCGCAAAGGAAGGGGAGAGGACGCCGTTTATAGAGTATATGATGAATCAAGAGTCATTGACGAAGCAAGAAGCCTTGTCCACGTGTGTTGATCTTCTGGTGGGCGCCACTGAAACG ACATCCAGTGGTATTTTATGggcgttatactgcttggcaaAAAATCCAGTCGCCCAGGAGAAGCTGTACAAAGAAATCAAACAAGTATTACCAAACAACGAAGCCATTACACCGGAGAGGCTGTCCAGGCTCCAGTACGTCAAAGCAGTGGTCAAAGAGACGTTCAG GCTTTATCCTTTGACCTTCACCACAAGTAGATATTTGGAAGAGGACCTTGAGATCGGAGGTTACAACTTACCTGCAGGA acCCATGTTCAGGCTAACATGTACGCTATGTTTCGAAACAGTCAGTATTATTCTGAGCCAGAAGTGTTTAAACCAGAGCGCTGGTTAAAGGACAGCGGGATGGATAATAACCTTAAAGCAATGTCAAACCTTGTGTGGGGACATGGAGCGCGCATGTGTATAG gtCGCCGATTTGCCGAACAAGAAATGTACATACTTTTAACTAAG ATTGTGCAGAACTACAAGGTTGAGTATCATCATGGCTCAGTGGAACCCTTGCTTAACATGGTCATGAGCCCCGATCGCCCTCTCCAGTTTTCGTTTATTCCGAGGGAGTAA